Proteins encoded by one window of Streptomyces sp. NBC_01477:
- a CDS encoding aldo/keto reductase, whose amino-acid sequence MEYTQLGRTGLKVSRLVLGTMNFGPLTDEADSHAIMDAALSAGVNFFDTANVYGWGENKGRTEEIVGSWFAKGGARRDKTVLATKVYGSMAAEGDPWPNQDKLSALNIRRAVDASLKRLGTDYIDLYQFHHVDRDTPWDEIWQAIDVLVTQGKILYAGSSNFAGWHIAQANEAARRRGSLGLTSEQCLYNLAERRAEMEVVPAAQHYGLGVIPWSPLNGGLLGGVLRKQREGGGSRSVGGRAADALADQAQRAKIEAYEDLCDKHGLQPGDVGLAWLLTRPGVTGPIVGPRTADQLESALRAVELELSGEFLAALEEIFPGPGPSPEAFAW is encoded by the coding sequence ATGGAGTACACACAGCTCGGACGTACGGGTCTCAAGGTCAGCCGTCTGGTGCTCGGCACCATGAACTTCGGTCCGCTGACCGATGAGGCGGACAGCCACGCGATCATGGACGCGGCGCTCAGCGCGGGCGTCAACTTCTTCGACACGGCCAACGTCTACGGCTGGGGCGAGAACAAGGGCCGCACCGAGGAGATCGTCGGCAGCTGGTTCGCCAAGGGCGGCGCCCGCCGCGACAAGACCGTGCTGGCCACCAAGGTCTACGGCAGCATGGCCGCCGAGGGCGATCCCTGGCCCAACCAGGACAAGCTCTCTGCGCTGAACATCCGCCGGGCGGTGGACGCCAGCCTCAAGCGGCTGGGCACCGACTACATCGACCTGTACCAGTTCCACCACGTCGACCGGGACACCCCCTGGGACGAGATCTGGCAGGCCATCGACGTCCTGGTCACCCAGGGCAAGATCCTCTACGCCGGGTCGAGCAACTTCGCCGGCTGGCACATCGCCCAGGCCAACGAGGCCGCCAGGCGGCGCGGCTCGCTCGGGCTGACCTCCGAGCAGTGCCTGTACAACCTGGCGGAGCGGCGCGCGGAGATGGAGGTGGTTCCGGCGGCGCAGCACTACGGCCTCGGCGTCATCCCGTGGTCGCCGCTGAACGGCGGTCTGCTGGGCGGTGTGCTGCGCAAGCAGCGCGAGGGCGGCGGGTCGCGCTCGGTCGGCGGACGGGCCGCCGACGCGCTGGCCGACCAGGCGCAGCGCGCCAAGATCGAGGCGTACGAGGACCTGTGCGACAAGCACGGGCTGCAGCCGGGCGATGTGGGCCTGGCGTGGCTGCTCACCCGCCCCGGCGTGACCGGGCCGATCGTCGGCCCGCGCACCGCCGACCAGCTGGAGTCCGCGCTGCGGGCGGTGGAGCTGGAGCTTTCCGGGGAATTCCTGGCGGCCCTGGAAGAGATCTTCCCCGGCCCGGGTCCGTCCCCCGAGGCCTTCGCCTGGTAG
- a CDS encoding GDSL-type esterase/lipase family protein, protein MRYLFVGDSMTVGAAGDYTWRYRMWQHLCTLGEPFSVVGPRDGLYEPAADAAVSADYADPSFPPRARRHLAGWGEGWTHLAPVIGDVVREHRPDVLLVSLGLIDLGFYTDAAQTAANVERFITTARTAAPRLRMVLLPVIPNTRADLDPGFADQCAELNALMAKAVADHDSPTSPLLMASRPEGYDILLHTYDGTHPNAAGEHKLAAAFADAMYQAWDIGTPYAGC, encoded by the coding sequence ATGCGTTACCTCTTCGTCGGCGACTCCATGACCGTTGGCGCCGCCGGCGACTACACCTGGCGCTACCGGATGTGGCAGCACCTGTGCACGCTCGGCGAGCCCTTCTCCGTGGTCGGCCCGCGCGACGGGCTCTACGAGCCGGCGGCGGACGCCGCGGTGTCCGCCGACTACGCCGACCCGTCGTTCCCGCCGCGCGCCAGGCGCCATCTGGCGGGCTGGGGGGAGGGCTGGACGCACCTGGCGCCGGTGATCGGCGACGTCGTCCGCGAGCACCGGCCCGACGTGCTGCTGGTGTCGCTCGGCCTGATCGACCTCGGCTTCTACACCGACGCCGCGCAGACCGCCGCCAATGTGGAGCGCTTCATCACCACGGCCCGTACCGCGGCGCCGCGGCTGCGGATGGTGCTGCTGCCGGTGATCCCCAACACCCGCGCCGACCTGGACCCGGGCTTCGCCGACCAGTGCGCCGAGCTGAACGCCCTGATGGCCAAGGCGGTCGCCGACCACGACTCGCCCACCTCGCCCCTGTTGATGGCCTCACGCCCCGAGGGCTACGACATCCTGCTCCACACCTACGACGGCACCCATCCCAACGCGGCAGGGGAGCACAAGTTGGCGGCGGCCTTCGCCGACGCCATGTACCAGGCCTGGGACATCGGGACGCCTTACGCCGGGTGCTGA
- the serC gene encoding phosphoserine transaminase, with amino-acid sequence MADIQIPADIKPADGRFGSGPSKVRTQALDALAATGTSLLGTSHRQAPVKNLVGQVREGVKQLFSLPDGYEVVLGNGGSTAFWDIATHGLIGTKSQHLSFGEFSSKFAKASQLAPWLDEPTIVKSEPGTHPEPAAEAGVDVYALTHNETSTGVAAPIRRVAGADAGALVLVDATSGAGGLPVDIAETDVYYFAPQKSFAADGGLWIAAFSPAALERAASIAASGRHIPAFFDLPTAIDNSQKNQTYNTPALTTLFLLKEQLEWINGQGGLSWATERTADSSSRLYGWAEKASYATPFVTDPAQRSQVVGTIDFEDGIDAAAVAKVLRANGIVDTEPYRKLGRNQLRVAMFPAVDPADVEALTASIDYVIGRL; translated from the coding sequence GTGGCCGATATCCAGATTCCCGCTGACATCAAGCCCGCCGACGGTCGATTCGGGTCGGGCCCCTCCAAGGTGCGGACGCAGGCGCTCGACGCCCTGGCCGCCACCGGGACGTCCCTGCTCGGCACCTCCCATCGGCAGGCGCCGGTGAAGAACCTGGTCGGACAGGTCCGCGAGGGCGTCAAGCAGCTGTTCTCCCTGCCGGACGGCTACGAGGTGGTGCTCGGCAACGGCGGGTCCACCGCGTTCTGGGACATCGCGACCCACGGCCTGATCGGCACCAAGTCCCAGCACCTGTCCTTCGGTGAGTTCTCGTCGAAGTTCGCCAAGGCGTCCCAGCTCGCGCCGTGGCTGGACGAGCCGACGATCGTCAAGTCCGAGCCCGGCACCCACCCGGAGCCGGCCGCCGAAGCAGGCGTGGACGTCTACGCCCTGACGCACAACGAGACGTCGACGGGTGTCGCCGCCCCGATCCGCCGGGTCGCGGGCGCGGACGCCGGGGCCCTGGTCCTGGTGGACGCCACCTCGGGCGCGGGCGGCCTGCCGGTCGACATCGCGGAGACCGACGTCTACTACTTCGCGCCGCAGAAGTCCTTCGCGGCCGACGGCGGCCTGTGGATCGCCGCGTTCTCCCCCGCCGCTCTGGAGCGCGCCGCCTCGATCGCCGCCTCCGGCCGGCACATCCCGGCGTTCTTCGACCTGCCGACCGCGATCGACAACTCGCAGAAGAACCAGACGTACAACACCCCCGCGCTGACCACCCTCTTCCTGCTCAAGGAGCAGCTGGAGTGGATCAACGGGCAGGGCGGCCTGAGCTGGGCCACCGAGCGCACCGCCGACTCGTCGTCGCGGCTGTACGGCTGGGCCGAGAAGGCGTCCTACGCGACGCCGTTCGTGACGGACCCGGCGCAGCGTTCGCAGGTCGTCGGCACCATCGACTTCGAAGACGGGATCGACGCCGCCGCGGTGGCGAAGGTGCTGCGGGCGAACGGCATCGTGGACACCGAGCCCTACCGCAAGCTGGGCCGCAACCAGCTGCGGGTGGCGATGTTCCCGGCCGTCGACCCGGCCGACGTCGAGGCGCTGACCGCCAGCATCGACTACGTCATCGGCCGGCTCTGA